A stretch of the Polaribacter pacificus genome encodes the following:
- a CDS encoding MutS-related protein yields MTVNKFPEKYIQSIRHITKVLSAFNLEKYEYIIREDRLKDKHIIDLTRRINILKDTGDLELFWENFFLFEAYLSINIGILKNDFVFPSFSTKTIKLVELYHPLIKDPIKNNFASATNVIVLNGPNMSGKSTFLKAVGLCIYFGHLGIGVPASKADIPFFNYFSIEINRRDDVLNGYSHFMTEVMNVKTVVENAVSGKQCFAVFDELFSGTNVQDAIEICRTTINGLSKYKNSYFFISTHIEELKNVSNENVSNYFIDCELIDNLPTFTYKLKKGWSEIKVGRILFDKEGLNDLLN; encoded by the coding sequence TTGACTGTTAACAAATTTCCAGAAAAATACATCCAAAGTATTAGGCATATTACAAAAGTTCTTTCAGCTTTTAATCTTGAGAAATATGAATACATAATAAGAGAAGATAGATTAAAAGATAAGCACATTATTGATCTAACGAGAAGAATTAACATACTTAAAGATACTGGTGATCTAGAACTGTTTTGGGAAAACTTTTTTCTGTTCGAGGCTTATCTTTCAATAAACATAGGAATACTCAAGAACGACTTTGTTTTTCCAAGCTTCTCAACTAAAACAATTAAACTAGTTGAGTTATATCATCCATTAATCAAAGACCCTATCAAAAACAATTTTGCTTCTGCAACAAATGTTATTGTATTGAATGGTCCAAATATGTCTGGGAAATCAACATTTTTAAAAGCAGTTGGGCTCTGTATTTATTTTGGTCATTTAGGTATTGGTGTTCCAGCTTCCAAGGCAGATATTCCATTTTTTAATTATTTTTCTATCGAAATAAATAGAAGAGATGATGTTTTAAATGGCTATAGTCATTTTATGACAGAAGTTATGAATGTAAAAACTGTTGTTGAAAATGCAGTGAGTGGTAAGCAGTGTTTTGCTGTTTTTGATGAATTATTTAGTGGTACCAATGTACAAGACGCTATTGAGATTTGCAGAACAACCATAAATGGCTTAAGCAAGTATAAGAACTCTTACTTTTTTATCTCGACCCATATTGAAGAACTTAAAAATGTCTCAAATGAGAATGTCTCAAACTACTTTATAGATTGTGAGTTGATTGATAATTTACCAACATTTACTTACAAATTAAAAAAAGGTTGGTCTGAGATTAAAGTTGGACGAATTTTGTTTGATAAAGAAGGTTTGAATGATCTGCTAAACTAA
- a CDS encoding TlpA family protein disulfide reductase: protein MKRHQIVTTLLLTIFVFSCKDNQSGETPLVDEVEIIEPKINLAELELNFMNWWTYHSNNITLSSNFISLNENSATIDKKEFLEKLITSKYIPVKLKSNKEFDTYKLFKLHSNANKSIGSTLKSQSLTNLKHYNMEGMHFPDFDFTDLNGNVYTNENTKGKILILKTWFINCIACVAEFPELNAFVEKYKQRKDIIFLSLALDSKAELEVFLQKKVFKYQVVSNQNEFIGKKMNLQIFPTHILVDSNGTILKVVNKASEMIAFFENENILTEKTAPPPPPM from the coding sequence ATGAAAAGACATCAAATAGTTACGACTTTACTACTAACAATTTTTGTTTTTTCATGCAAAGACAATCAATCTGGAGAAACTCCATTAGTTGATGAAGTTGAAATCATTGAGCCTAAAATTAACTTAGCAGAATTAGAATTAAATTTCATGAACTGGTGGACTTACCACTCAAATAATATTACTTTATCTTCAAATTTTATAAGTTTGAATGAAAATTCTGCTACGATTGACAAAAAAGAATTTTTGGAGAAATTAATTACCTCTAAGTATATTCCAGTAAAGTTAAAGTCAAATAAAGAATTTGATACGTATAAACTTTTTAAGCTTCATTCTAACGCAAATAAGAGTATTGGAAGTACATTAAAAAGTCAATCGTTGACAAATCTTAAGCATTATAATATGGAAGGAATGCACTTCCCTGATTTTGATTTTACCGACCTTAATGGTAATGTCTACACTAATGAAAACACTAAAGGGAAAATTTTAATATTAAAAACTTGGTTTATTAACTGTATTGCTTGTGTGGCAGAATTTCCTGAATTAAATGCCTTTGTAGAAAAATACAAACAAAGAAAAGATATTATTTTCTTGAGTTTAGCATTGGATTCTAAAGCTGAATTAGAGGTTTTTTTGCAAAAAAAAGTTTTTAAATATCAAGTAGTCTCCAATCAAAATGAGTTTATTGGAAAAAAAATGAATTTACAAATATTTCCGACTCATATATTAGTTGACAGTAATGGAACGATCTTAAAAGTGGTAAATAAGGCATCAGAAATGATAGCGTTTTTTGAGAATGAAAATATATTGACTGAAAAAACTGCACCGCCACCGCCACCAATGTAA
- a CDS encoding peptidase MA family metallohydrolase codes for MKLGKVLTIILIGFFSSCANESKKNEEWTKVTRESKTVDNITYYFSSTIDLSRRSLAIQECQNSIIENLKLINETDFTNKMDIEFVESRNKMLKYTGMGAQGMAFPERNTFFTLLKDEGSPIKHEMMHMITMYKWGTPPESSTWMNEGLATYSGGNCSNYSLSEIYNYFIQSKKVIPMNNLADNFYGNPEMIAYHQSAFVCKFLIDNYGLDKFKLLWQKGFNELYTVYGFSAKQLEMNLLKFVKEKHTTDIEFNWEKFNEGC; via the coding sequence ATGAAATTAGGAAAAGTTTTAACTATTATTTTAATAGGATTTTTTAGTAGCTGCGCAAATGAATCTAAAAAAAATGAAGAATGGACCAAGGTTACGCGCGAGAGTAAAACGGTTGATAATATAACTTATTATTTCTCATCCACAATTGATCTTTCAAGAAGAAGTTTAGCTATTCAGGAGTGCCAAAATTCTATTATTGAAAATCTAAAGTTAATTAACGAAACTGATTTTACAAATAAAATGGATATTGAATTCGTGGAATCTAGAAATAAAATGTTAAAGTATACTGGTATGGGGGCACAAGGAATGGCTTTTCCAGAAAGAAACACTTTTTTTACTTTATTAAAAGATGAGGGTTCGCCTATAAAGCATGAAATGATGCATATGATAACTATGTATAAATGGGGTACTCCACCAGAATCATCAACTTGGATGAATGAAGGACTTGCTACTTATTCTGGGGGTAATTGCTCTAATTATTCTTTATCAGAAATTTATAACTATTTTATTCAAAGTAAAAAAGTGATACCAATGAACAATCTAGCTGATAATTTCTATGGTAACCCAGAAATGATAGCTTATCATCAAAGTGCTTTTGTGTGTAAGTTTCTTATTGATAACTATGGCTTGGATAAATTCAAATTATTATGGCAAAAGGGATTTAACGAATTATATACTGTTTATGGATTTAGCGCTAAACAGTTAGAAATGAATTTATTAAAATTTGTGAAAGAAAAACACACAACAGACATAGAATTTAATTGGGAAAAATTTAATGAAGGGTGTTAA
- a CDS encoding FG-GAP repeat domain-containing protein gives MTKLSKTVLVVFLIGISSNGFSQDITFFNADGFFSIGTQSNRTASITLFDIDKDGDLDALVANGRHWAEQNYVYYNDGFGGFKLAQPVGNYLDASYKLMSADFNNDGFMDIVVANDHIENKIYFGNAEHKFLNGKPFGSKSPSRNMEIADIDQDGDIDIILSNRKAKNEILLNDGKGNFTSTITFGNDTDQTIQTNVIDINGDGFLDLVTAERNTFNKIYINNQKSDFSSIIEFGKEEDETRSIDIGDFDKDGILDIITGNLNSVNKIYFGDKKLTFKKEYSFNIETETASIKVADLNNDGFLDIVEGNFEERNYVYLGSKSGEFKKIGLREDLKNDTYHIEIGDLDNNGFLDIIESNSGSWNLFYKTRQK, from the coding sequence ATGACTAAACTAAGCAAAACTGTACTCGTTGTATTTCTCATAGGAATTTCATCAAACGGATTTTCTCAAGACATAACTTTTTTTAATGCTGACGGTTTTTTCTCTATTGGAACACAATCGAATAGGACTGCTTCTATAACACTTTTTGATATTGATAAGGATGGTGATTTGGATGCGCTTGTAGCAAATGGTAGACATTGGGCTGAACAAAATTATGTGTATTATAATGATGGCTTTGGTGGTTTTAAATTAGCACAGCCCGTTGGGAATTATTTAGATGCCTCCTACAAATTGATGAGTGCAGATTTTAATAATGATGGTTTTATGGACATTGTAGTCGCCAATGATCATATAGAGAATAAAATATATTTTGGAAATGCAGAACATAAGTTTTTAAACGGAAAACCATTTGGCTCAAAATCACCTTCTAGAAATATGGAAATTGCAGACATAGATCAAGATGGAGATATTGATATAATTTTATCCAACCGAAAAGCAAAAAACGAAATTTTACTAAACGATGGAAAAGGAAATTTTACGTCGACTATAACTTTTGGAAATGATACTGATCAAACAATTCAAACGAATGTAATTGATATTAATGGAGACGGTTTTTTAGACTTAGTTACTGCCGAGCGAAACACCTTTAACAAAATATACATCAATAATCAAAAATCAGATTTTTCAAGTATTATTGAATTTGGAAAAGAAGAAGATGAAACACGTTCAATTGATATTGGCGATTTCGATAAAGATGGAATTTTAGACATTATTACTGGCAACTTAAATTCAGTAAACAAAATTTACTTTGGTGATAAAAAGTTGACTTTCAAAAAGGAGTATTCTTTTAATATAGAAACAGAAACAGCCTCAATAAAAGTAGCAGACTTAAACAATGATGGATTCTTGGATATTGTCGAAGGGAATTTTGAAGAAAGAAATTATGTGTATTTAGGATCTAAGTCTGGTGAATTCAAAAAAATAGGTTTAAGAGAAGATTTAAAAAATGACACCTATCATATCGAAATTGGAGATTTGGACAATAATGGATTTCTTGATATTATTGAATCTAATTCTGGTTCTTGGAATTTGTTTTATAAAACTAGACAAAAATAA
- a CDS encoding CPBP family intramembrane glutamic endopeptidase, which yields MNKITLRNTLIPLFTLAFICFMYFGPITRTPFENIIISIIIIIANYIEYKGKPLSALGFKREKFNAKNLLVHAPLVALGLFIFYVIVVVPGIEILTGVAIDYSSMSQLEGNLKDTIIWLLIVWSTAGFGEEIIFRGYLMRQFVKFFGDTKISLAINILIICGFFGYMHMQQGITGQLVVVIIGALLSIIFYIRKYDLWFLIMIHGFFNTLGILSFYFGLA from the coding sequence ATGAACAAAATTACATTACGAAATACGTTAATACCATTATTTACCCTAGCATTTATTTGTTTCATGTACTTTGGACCAATCACCAGAACACCTTTTGAAAATATAATTATCTCTATTATCATTATTATAGCTAATTATATAGAGTACAAGGGAAAACCACTTTCAGCGCTCGGTTTTAAACGTGAAAAATTCAATGCAAAAAATCTCCTTGTACATGCTCCGTTAGTTGCATTAGGCCTCTTTATTTTTTATGTTATTGTAGTGGTTCCTGGAATCGAGATACTAACAGGAGTTGCTATTGATTATTCAAGCATGAGCCAATTGGAAGGAAACCTTAAAGACACAATCATTTGGTTATTGATAGTGTGGTCTACTGCTGGATTTGGAGAAGAAATAATCTTTAGAGGTTATCTTATGCGACAGTTCGTCAAATTCTTTGGAGACACTAAAATCAGTCTTGCTATAAATATTCTAATAATTTGTGGTTTTTTCGGATACATGCACATGCAGCAAGGAATTACAGGGCAACTTGTCGTAGTAATTATCGGAGCACTCTTATCTATAATATTCTACATCCGTAAATACGATTTGTGGTTTTTGATTATGATACATGGTTTTTTTAACACACTAGGTATTTTGAGTTTTTACTTTGGTTTGGCTTAA